The Aspergillus luchuensis IFO 4308 DNA, chromosome 6, nearly complete sequence genome segment GATTCATGATCAgttaagtagtaagtagtaagtagtaagtagtagtaaggtaGTGTAATAGTAAATACATCATCAAACAATAGCCTCAAAGGCACAAATCAAGGTATCATGTACACGTACAAGAAGCGTCAGTAGAAGTAGGTAAAGGTGAAAGGTAAAAGCACCCGGTCTATACATGGGGTATGGTATGAATGCAAAGGTCGAAAAAGTAATGCAGACCTCACAAAAAGTGAAGTGAAGAAGCGAAAAATAAACTGCAGCACAGCCAAAAGTGATGGTGGCTgctgcaatgcaatgcaagcaACGCTCGTAGCAGAGAGCGACCGAAACCAAGTCTAGTCGCCAAAGACTGTCgtgaaaagaaattataatataactcCGAATGCAAGTTGGTGCAGCAAAAACCGTCGAGTCGAAAGTCGACGATAATCGTTGAAGGGGATCACCCCAGCATCACTGCTGCCAATGCCGTACAGGTCAATCCAATGGCCATGCCAATCCATGGTGTTTGTCCGAGTGTGCCTTCACTGCGTGCGCGCAACGCTTTGGTTTCCCCTGTCGACGCGGCCAGGCCGATTCTCCCGCTCGCTGGTTCGGGCAGTTGATCCTGCACCCGTGTCGCATCTGTAGTATCTTGAATCTCTAGCAGCGTGCGAATCTTCCGTAACTCCGCATGTTGCTCTGCATTCGACGGCATCGGGATCTCAGGCAACGGGGCGGGCGGGTTGGCATTGGGGAGGGACGGCGTGGGAGACACAGCGGGAGGTATTTGGGGATCGGCCTCGACGGCGAGGGCTATCGTCGGAGCGAGACAGAGGAGGATCGTGGAGGTCTTCATTGTGAATGTGTGGAGTGGATGTGCGAGAATGCGACGAGAAAAGGTCGGTGCGGAGGGAAACaatgcaagcaagcaaggcTGCGGGATTCCAGAACGTGCTGGATCAAAGCGAAGAAAACTCGTGCCAGGAATTATAATCCACCACTTCCAACGATACCAACAATAGCAACGCGAAGAATCCAAGTCCCACAGTAACCGAAGTCAAGGTTGTAAGCTGAGTCGAGATCTGAAACGGGGAGCGCGACAGATGCGAAGAGTCGAGAGCGCAAAAGAAACGACTGGCTGGTGTGTATCTCCTGAAACCTGTAACGAACAATACAGGGGAAGCAGGCAACGGCAACGAcagtgtatgtgtatgttaAATAAATttgcaacaacaaccacagcaaCGACCGTCTCCAACAACGACGGGCACAACACAATATAAATAGAGTACAAGCAAGAGCGAGAGAGTAGGTTGCAACAGGagaggaaataaaaaaagggaCGGACgggaaagcagaagaagaaaagaagaaggggggagaaACAGGCGAAACGGCCCAGACGCTGACAGGCCAAGCTGGAACGGGGGAGCCCTGACCCTGGCCTTTGCCAAATTAGTGGAAATTTAATTCGTCTTTAGCGTTTTTTGCGCCGACCTCTCCTCTTCTAGGACAAAGCCCCACTTGCCCAAGTGGCCCCCAATAGATATCTAGTGGGGTTTGCCCAGCCTGCAGTGGCCCGCTATCTAAGATATCTAATTGGCTGTATCCTGCCGTGTCAGCACGGGCTGGGACTAGCGTCAGTTGAAAGGTTGTCTCGTGCCACTTACAGAAGCTTGTCAAGAAGGGCAGCGGTGGAACCAGGGACAATCCCTGTAACCATCGGCATCAGCTTTTGCCCGATTGGGGGAGGGTCTGGCCCGGGTGAACCAataagaaggaggagaaactCCACGCGAGGGCGAGGTTCATTTCCCGCTATTGGGTGAATTGGGGGACGGGATGATAAGTTAGTGTAGTGCACTGTATAGGGCagatagatactagtatGGAGGTTAGTAATAAACAGTATTATTTCCCAGTGTATCAGGCTATCTCGATTCCAAGTGAGACATTAATTTGCTTGTTGCTCACCGGCCCTGAAAATGACGAGCTTAAGCTGGATTAATGATGATGTGCAAATCCCTCTCATCAACACGGGATGTCGCATCAGCTAACACTTCCCATCTATCATACTTCATTAAAGTCTATCGATCATCACATACTCGGCATCTCACACTTTATTACATACAGCGTCTGCCtcactctgctgctgccctcGGGTGGTCCGTGTGCTAATTATAGTCCCGCACATCACGCTGTTTCTCCGCGACAATCACTTCCACAAGgcaatcaacatcaacaccacacAATGGCTGTGGCGTGGCATGGCTGGCATTCTTTTCTTACGTCGTCACCTCTCACAGCCATCCATGTGGATAATACATCATCCCCCAGGGTTTCTCCTCATTGGCATCTGAACTTTTGACAGTTCTATCTTTATCTTCATCTCTATGAACAAAACATCCGATCGGCTGTCCCCCAGCCATCCCGCATGACGTAAACCCCTTCCCTGCCTCCCAAATAAACAAGGctatcacaacaacaacagccccaTCAACAGTGGGATAGCGTCAACAGCCACCAACCTTCTCACTGTTACATACAACATCGTTCTGTTACAACATCTTCCCCCAGTCCGGTGTCACCGTAAACTTTCCACTCAGCTGTCCCATCGCCCACAccttcttttcatcatccgGGAATTCCTCGTCCGCGGCATTAGGCGGGGTCGACACGATCAACGCTTCTTGGAGAAAGTCCACGGCCGTTGCGCGATCCAGCTCGAAGCTGATTCCTCCCCAGTCCATCGTCACCCGACCCGACGCATGGACATTCAGCTTGCCGACGCGCCCGGCGCTGAGGC includes the following:
- a CDS encoding uncharacterized protein (COG:O;~EggNog:ENOG410Q1WV;~SECRETED:SignalP(1-20);~TransMembrane:1 (n5-16c20/21o113-130i)), producing the protein MKTSTILLCLAPTIALAVEADPQIPPAVSPTPSLPNANPPAPLPEIPMPSNAEQHAELRKIRTLLEIQDTTDATRVQDQLPEPASGRIGLAASTGETKALRARSEGTLGQTPWIGMAIGLTCTALAAVMLG